One genomic window of Eptesicus fuscus isolate TK198812 chromosome 6, DD_ASM_mEF_20220401, whole genome shotgun sequence includes the following:
- the PRAM1 gene encoding PML-RARA-regulated adapter molecule 1, whose protein sequence is MGSHQDFRSLQAKFQAAQPEPSELPPKSPKPEFKKLPKKFPQPEFTDLPRKPPQPEFTDLPRKPPQPEFTDLPRKPPQPRFTDLPKKPSKPEFSELYKKFPPLEATVLPRKPLQPEVSEAPHKALQLEPSALAQKPQQPDLSNPTRPPTEPKFTTFPRKSWQPESNEAILKASQPEFSNFPKKPPHPEFRKPQQPQMPPWKPETSEPHPNFSQPDFSAFPKKTPPPQLSNLPRTSSEPEVCVFPKRPQQSEFKALSKPPKPKLDSLPRTSSEPEISLYPRKFPQSEGQGTPRKFSQPETNALPKKPRQAVFFGDHSRKPPLPGSVSESSLPKAVAGSSPRFPLSPGFGARQQKSGVLVHGRGSRLGLKPGHPPRQRPLPPVSSLGPPPAKPPLPPGLKDVQSFQRPSAAVTNLQKTCSSAGIHFQARQPKAILQDSEEIYELYDDVELTDCSPSPKGKGEVPSIQQPPRKPPQDPELRKEKPPQPQQLLPVDPKALKKIRKAEKAEREFRKKFKFEGEIVIQTKMMIDPNAKTRRGGGKHLGIRRGEILEVIEFTNKEEMLCRDTKGKYGYVPRIALLPLETEVYDDVGFWDPLESQAFPRGQ, encoded by the exons ATG GGGAGCCATCAGGACTTCCGGAGCCTTCAAGCAAAGTTCCAGGCCGCTCAGCCTGAGCCCAGTGAACTCCCCCCAAAATCTCCAAAGCCTGAGTTCAAGAAACTCCCCAAAAAGTTTCCACAGCCCGAGTTCACTGATCTGCCCAGGAAGCCCCCACAGCCCGAGTTCACTGATCTGCCCAGGAAGCCCCCACAGCCCGAGTTCACTGATCTGCCCAGGAAGCCCCCACAGCCCAGGTTCACTGATCTGCCCAAGAAGCCCTCCAAACCTGAGTTCAGTGAACTCTACAAGAAGTTCCCACCACTGGAGGCCACTGTGCTCCCCAGGAAGCCCCTGCAGCCTGAGGTCAGTGAGGCCCCTCACAAGGCCTTACAGCTGGAGCCCAGTGCACTTGCCCAGAAGCCCCAGCAGCCTGACCTCAGCAACCCCACCAGGCCTCCCACAGAACCCAAATTCACTACATTCCCCAGAAAGTCCTGGCAGCCTGAGTCCAATGAGGCTATCCTGAAGGCCTCACAGCCCGAGTTCAGTAACTTCCCAAAGAAGCCCCCACACCCTGAGTTCAGAAAGCCCCAGCAGCCTCAGATGCCCCCCTGGAAGCCTGAGACCAGTGAGCCCCACCCCAACTTTTCACAGCCTGACTTCAGTGCCTTTCCAAAAAAGACCCCACCACCTCAGCTGAGTAACCTCCCCAGGACGTCCTCAGAGCCCGAGGTCTGTGTGTTTCCCAAGAGACCCCAGCAGTCTGAATTCAAAGCACTTTCTAAGCCCCCAAAGCCCAAGCTGGACAGCCTCCCCAGGACATCCTCAGAGCCCGAGATCAGCTTATACCCCAGGAAGTTTCCACAATCAGAGGGCCAGGGGACCCCCCGCAAGTTTTCACAGCCTGAAACCAATGCTCTGCCCAAGAAGCCCCGGCAGGCAGTGTTCTTTGGGGATCACTCTAGAAAGCCCCCACTGCCTGGCTCTGTTTCGGAGAGCTCCCTGCCCAAGGCTGTTGCGGGCTCCAGCCCCAGATTCCCACTCAGCCCAGGGTTTGGAGCGAGGCAACAGAAGTCAGGAGTTCTCGTTCATGGTAGAGGGTCAAGGCTGGGCCTCAAACCCGGCCACCCACCACGGCAGAGGCCTCTGCCTCCAGTCAGCAGCCTGGGACCTCCGCCAGCCAAACCCCCGCTGCCCCCGGGCCTCAAGGATGTCCAGAGCTTTCAGAGACCCTCAGCAGCAGTCACAA ATCTACAGAAGACCTGCTCTTCTGCTGGAATCCACTTCCAGGCCAGACAGCCTAAGGCTATCCTGCA GGACTCAGAGGAGATCTACGAGCTGTACGATGATGTGGAGCTGAcagactgcagccccagccccaagggCAAAG GTGAAGTGCCATCTATCCAGCAACCCCCCAGGAAGCCACCACAAGACCCTGAGCTCAG GAAAGAAAAGCCTCCTCAGCCACAGCAGTTGCTGCCTGTGGACCCTAAGGCCCTGAAGAAAATCCGGAAGGCTGAGAAAGCTGAGAGGGAATTCCGGAAGAAGTTCAAG TTTGAGGGGGAGATTGTGATTCAGACAAAGATGATGATTGACCCCAATGCCAAGACACGGCGTGGGGGTGGGAAGCACCTGGGGATCCGGCGTGGGGAGATCCTGGAGGTGATCGAGTTCACCAACAAGGAAGAGATGCTGTGCCGGGATACCAAGGGCAAGT ATGGCTACGTGCCCAGAATTGCATTGCTGCCCTT GGAAACGGAGGTGTATGACGACGTTGGCTTCTGGG ACCCTCTAGAAAGCCAAGCATTCCCGAGAGGACAATAA